The sequence TAAAACTAGACCAGGTGATGCCAAAGAAAAAGTTCTTGAAGGAACCTATTTCAAGGGCTACTTGTACTCTGAAAGTCACTTAATTCATTTTGCCAGTGGGCAAAGTGGGGAACATCTTTTCATAAAATCCTGTGTTCTTATTTTTGTGGCTGGTTTGGATGGATACATTAGATGTTGGAGAATGCTGTGCTATGTTAGGAAAACACGAAGAGTGATGGAAACAACAGGGAAATGTACCAGATTGAAGGAGATTAAAAGTGTAGAAGAATGGAGTGAGGCTAAAGAGATTTTTGTAAATCAAGGAAAAAGCTGAattggagaagagagaggaaagagaaggatgTGGTGGAAAGTCAAGGCATCCATCCTATCTTACGGTAGAAGGTTTAAGTTGGGACTGGTGAACAATGTGCAAGtctcagaggtttttttaagaaactaatAATGGAGAGAAGTAAACAGTCctgcaaggagaagaaagaacattAGGAAAGCAGGCAGGTGACAGCTTTCCAGGGCTTGCTGGTGGAAGgtggagagagagggaagaggaatgtGTTGAAGGCTAAGCCCCAGCTGAAGTACTTGCTGATGGCTGGAGTCTGCCATGTGAGATGGGGCAGCTGTGGTGATGGCACATCAGTGTGGAGAGGGACCTCTTTGAGTGCTGGAACTACATTAAATAAAGAGCTAGCTGAGCatggggaaaagggaggaggtTTAGTGTCGCTTTAAGGTAAGAGaaggggggaagaaaattaTCCTAAATTAGATTGTTTGGATTCTTCAAGATGAATGAAGTCTAGGAAAGGCATTGTTGTACCACTATGTCTTCTCCAATGCaatgactgcaaaaataaaagttgtgtAGGGAACGAAAAAGGAGCAATTGCAAGAAGTAACTACGGCCCTCTGAGGCTCTTGCTCTCGCCAGTGGTGTGTATTTGTTTATGCTGCCAAACAgggttgttgtttgttttttttttaattgagcaTAATATAACATGTTTGTGAACCGGCAGAGAGCCAGGTGATTGATAACTCAGCACAGAGCTGTCTTCTGCCAGGAGGTAATGTTATATGCCTTTTCACTGCACAGGTTACAAACCCATGGGTCTCATGTTCTACTTTGTCTTCATAAGGAATAGGCTTAATGGGGAATTGGAGAGACTGCTACTTGCTTTGTCTTCCTGATTGCATTTGATAAGAGTTGAAGTTTCTGGTGAGCAAAGTACCACCTGGAATACAGTGTTCTTTTCCCGAAACCTTGATGATATCCCAGCTGACTTCACTGCGAATAGGAGTAAGACCCAAACTGGACACACAGAATGAAACTCAGTCCTTTGTGAACAGGCATAAATCCCATTGAAACTGATGGGGCTTGCGATTTGAATCAAATCTGATTTGCCTCACGCAGGTCAACCCAAATGTAGTCTGCAGTATGGCAGATAAGGGAGACCAGTGTTTTACTTCATTGTTCCTGAATACATATGAGAATAAGATCTGATGGATAATGGATAACTGTTAAAACATCTCGCAACAGAAGATTTGTTTTGAGGaggaattttaatgaaattgaataaataataaaaaaatttagaatGTTTCAAAATGATTTATCCCTTTCTGCTCTCACTATGCTTTggcactgcttttcttttaagatgttCCTATAAATGTCTTGCACTAAGCAAGAATTGATGTGTGATCTGAGCATGATGCACTTAGAGCCCAATGGCTGGTGTATCAAGATGGATGAGTCCAGCTGCTGGTTGTGGCTTATCTCACTTACATGGCTGTTACCTTTATTGCCAAAAGAGGATGGATGCCATGCTAGCATGGGGCTGCTAGCACTTCCTTAATGATGCTGTAGGgacctcttttcttcccccttgcTTTAACTGCTATACTAAGGTGCCTGGGAGGTCTGCTTTCTCTGAGCAAAGAGGTCATGCTAGAAAATTGGCCACAGAAAGGAACTCCTATAGGAAAAAGGGATATAGGGATTGGAATTATTCTTGATAGTCTTAACTTAGCTGCAGATATGGTAGGTGTTATACAGCACACCTCAAGTTTGGGATATTTGCTTCCCTCAAATAAAAGCTGTCTGCATTACACAACCATTGCACATAATTCTGCATAGCTTGATATGTAACACTGCCTTTGCAGAGTTAAATGCTTAAGGACAAATCTTGCATGACGAATAAATCACCTCTTGCTCTCCTTAGCATTTTTGGGTGAAGCAGAGATATGGAGTTGGCTAATGCACGGACCTAGCagaaaaatggaacatttttccTGCATTAGACATGTCATCAGAGGAGATACTTGAGACAACTCTATTACAGGTGCAGTTGAATCAATAAggcatattcttttttttttccccagatgacGACTCTTCTTCCATTTCATAAATTCCTATTTTTAACAAGAGAAAAGTAAGCCGATATTATTCAGTACAATGGTTCATGTCATACAGATCTCCTTTACTGGCACATTGCTGCTGGCACACAGGCCAGCTTCAGCAGTTTtaagaagggtttgggttttttttcacatattGGTCTCGCTTATGGCAGTGcaaatttctttggaaatctaTGACAATCAATTaagtaaaaaagagaaaatagaatgCTCATTGTTAAGATAATCAAGCTACATGAAATCCAGCCTACTAGTGCTAGTATCTATATATCTCTAAGCTGTATATTAATTAAAACACCATGTAAGTGTTGCAATTAGACTCAGGCTGCTGTggtgaaaatgagagaaaaatgaaaatgattgGAGGGGTTTTTAATGTACGTGAAACTCTTAGTTGTTTTAAAGCATCTCGTGATTTGTAAGATTGCTGTGCTGCGCAGACTCTCCTGTGATGCCTGAGGACTCTGTAGCAGgcttcagctgcttctgaaacagGTGACccaaagaaaatacactttggTTTCCAACAGCTATGTTTCTTCTCAGGGCGGTGTGGTATTTTCCCATAAATTTCATAAATGATTTTGGGTTACTGAGCTCTGACACCAGTGGTCAAAGAGGTTAGATGTTTCATTTGACATAGGAAACTGCAAAGGGGagaatggagagagagaaattattcTGACTAGTGCTTACAATAAAAGGGACTCTGtcctgcttttgttgttttcttttgtgtttttattttaatgtgaggTCTCTAAGGTCTCCCAGGCTTTCCTACTGGATAAAAGAACATCTTAATATATTTGTATTGGGAGGTGAACACTACGTAAGACTAATTAGATTATCTAAGTGTATTCAGATTGTGctccttcatttctttcctggtGCTTTTGGAGGGCTTGGGAAGCAAAAGGCTCTGTCAGGGTGAGCGCGTGGCTCTAGGAGGCTGGGGAAGGACCCCTTCCCTCTGCGTGGGTACCCTCCCGGCAGTCACGCAGCAACTTCAAAGTGGGTTTACTGTGTCTTTCTGAGATGTGGGGTTTGGGACGtttgtgctttctcttttcctcctgtgtgTAGCTTCTGGTGGCTGCAAGCTATACACGTTAAGGTACCACGGAGGTAGCGGAAGAATTATGTTGCAGGGCCAACGGAGTCAGCCAGCTTCACCACCTTTATAATTGCCAAACTTCAGTCTCGTTAGCTGGGGATGCCAAAGCAGCTGAATAGGGCAAAACAAATGATGAATCCATCTGCTAATTTGGCAGATATTGCCATGGCTATTTTAAGATTAAGTCTTTGGAATCAGATGAAGTAGTACACCTGATCAGTGTGGGCATCAGCGTGATGAAGCTGTTGcacaaataatgaataaaagtaatattttggttgtgttttttccaattattttttaaaaagctgtttttgcAGCACAATATTCTTCCTCATCACAAATGAGTGTGTTCACTGGTATTGTGTTTTCAGGTAATACCATTTACATTTCTAGAAAGAAGCCAAGGAGAAAACTGTACAGGACAccttcaatttttcatttgactttgttcttaattttttttattatttcacattgatacaaaaaaatagtatcttGATTAGCAGCTTTGCTGGCAATCCCACAAAACTGTAAATAATACTTTAATCTAAAAGAATGCACTCCTACAGACACTATAGATAAAACAATATATACAATTtagacaaataaatacataagtACAGCCAGTCATATATATACTGATACACCTAAAGTTTGGTTACTGTTGACAAGCTTTTCTAGTTAATTACGCTCTTCATTTACAAATTGCCATTGCCATCTACATtataaagaccaaaaaaatcccaataaaGAATCAAAATGGATACTTAACATTATTATtaggaaagatggaaaatgaatCTTGAGACGTTCGTTTAAATACTCTCacaattttagcaaaaaaaagtttttgtgaAAAACTCCTCCTAAAGCGAGGCATTTCCCCCTAGCTTCTTTGCTCAATATGCTTTGTTTGTGTATGTTTTGGAATCGAAATGTGATTATAGCCACACCTTTGAAGTGACTAGAAGCTAGCACGTCTTAACCAAGTTGTCATTTGTCCCATgtctagtgaaaaaaaatgacatttaagtaatataaatatttcttttgattaaaGGAAGCCCAGTGCAAACACTTGTTTGTTAACAGTACCCGATGTGGCACAAATACTGCTGGGTGGAAGGGACAGTAAGCTGTCCCTGCAAGTAGATGTATTGCTCCCTTTCTAGCTCCAGGTTGCAATGCTGCAATTTctgagcaaagagaaaataatacatCTGTTATGTAAGTTAACAAGCTAGTCGAGTCTAGTATcagaaaattaatagaaatagaaaattaggCTTCTGTTGTGTTCTCTTAAATTCACttgacaataaaagaaaaaaaatcttgtacaTTCAAAAGTTAGGGCACACATGCTTAAGGCTCTTGAAACACTGGACAAATATAATGCCTAGCTCAGCTCCATGCATAACAGAATACTACGTAGCAAGCAGACTCTACACATATATACAGctgaatacagaagaaaatgccttAGAAATATGTACATCAGTTCCAAGATGAACATTTACATTTCTATCGAACATCTATCTATTTATAAGTGgcaggaaatacatttttttcagatactaTTTTCAAGGTGTACCTTCCAATCGTTAATGCAGTCTCTGTACTAGGAGAAATTCAAGGCTACCATGCTACTCGAGCCCTGAGATATCCGGATtgggagccctgctgtcctctTGGTTACTAACCAAAGGCTGCAGAAGCATCAGCAGGAGAAGTAAGGCCACCAAATCCATTTGATTGTGGATTCAGAAACCCCAAATTACTGCACGGTGCAGGGGCATAGCAGAAGTGATTGCAGCCTGTGGGTTGAAATTATTATAAAGTGTGTTCTTGGTAGGATGGTGTCCATGCTGTCTGATTTACCCAAGGGCTGGGGATGAATTCTACCCTCGTTTCCCTTCCTAAACCATGTATTCTGGGGCTTAGGTAAGGAAAGATGAACTTCACCCAATCAGTGTGTGTGTTATATATTCATCTATGCAGTTAGTTGGACCTTGTTTAGCTAGAGTTCTGAGTTTGACAGGAAGCAAGAGCAACTTTAACAAGGACTAGGTCAACTAGGGAAGGATAAATCTTAATTATGCTGCAAGAgattcagtatttttatataaaattaccAATTTTCATTTATGAAGGATGCACAAGCTCCTGTTGATCAGCAGTAACTGCTGGGCTATCTGTTGTGTAGTTTTACCTTTTGATCTGAAGTAGATTTGTTTGAGACGCCTACTACTGCCTGTGGCTTGAAGGCCAGGTATGGTTCGCCTCGTTTACAAGTagttcctttcaaaataatataGTGCTGCATCTGTGAATAAGACTAACAATTTGTCATGAAACAGCAAAACTTTTGGTGTAGCATCTTTGTTCCTCTGTTGCTGTTGTAAAGTGCTATGTACACCTATGGCAAAATCGGGTCAGAGTTTTCCTTTACACTCTTGCTCAGTTGATTTCTGACAATTTTATAGACATGCTGAATTACATAGAGACTTAACAGTTCTTCATATGTTACATATAACAccagctgaaatgaaatgaatttgTGTGCTGTGGATGGTGTGAGTAATCTATGCTAATAATACATTTGGTGAGTTTTGTATCTTTGTAACTTGTCTGTGAATTCTTTGTTCCAAGTTATTAGCTGAGCAATGTCATATTTTAGCTCTTTGCCAGAACGTAGTGCTGAATAGAGATGGCCTGAATTTATTGGAGAATTttccaggaaataattttcatgacATTTCATTAGCGTTCATATTCAAAACACATAAGCACATTATGAAACTTGAATAAAACATTGTGCGTGTGTGATTTCTGTCACATGCTCTGGGGGTCTCTCGAATAGGACCTCAGTGAGTATTGGCTCTGTGATGAGTACCCTGGGAGCTGCAGATTTTTAACAAAGGCtatagtttgtttttctttaataggtGATTCTTAAAAGCCCTCTATTTTGCTGTGAAAGTTGTATACAACTGTTGTGTACTCTGCCCAATCAACAGAAAATTGATTGCATTCTTTTATTGGACAATATTCTACTCTTCTACACCATGAAAAATCTGCTAGAATTTCATTCGTATACATATGTAGCAAAAAGTAGAGCTCACCCttaaaaagctgcttctgcattactttttttttaggtaaataGTGTACTGACGTTGAAGAAATATGCTGCTTATTGACAATTTTATCATTCAATGTAATGATATATTGCTGTGCAAGACACTTATTGGAGAGATCCACTGATACTGAGAAACATTGCActtgctttgaaattaaaagttaaaagatATTGATACttttatcattaatttttaagataGCTTTTCATACATCTCTCCTGTGTTATTTCACCTACAGAttctacttcattttaaaattgtattagaTCTTTTAGGGGCTACTTTAGGTAGTGGAAAGAAATGGGGTGTCTTCTGAAATAATCTAAAGGAATACCATTTGGTGGTATATACTTCCGTGTGTGGGTTTGTTTCTAAGGCCTATAAGACTTCAATGTTCTTACCTGTCTAAACTCTGCTATTATACCATTAGTAAGCTGTTTGAGAATCGCACACATCGTACTATAAAATATACATGTCAAGATAGGTATATAAGGTCAGTGCAAATGTATACTGCTCAATTTATTAACAAACCTCTAAATAGAGATGGTTGTAGGGTGTCaaaaaaggcataaaagcatatttgcaattcttcatttcttagGGCCTGAGTCTTCTCTCAGAGGCTGGGGCATGAACTGTTAAGCAGCTCATGATAGTTTATTATTGTCCTTTTACGTACAGATGCAGGAGCTGATATGTGTGATAGAAGATAATATACAAAATCTGAGACTGGACTCTAGATCCTTTCGCTTGGTGTAATGTCCTTATGAAAAGAGCCTGAAGTCTGTAAACCAGTAGtcaaaatgagaatgaaaaatcagttattAAAAATCCTTTCACAGTTAATATCCCACAGTTTAACCTGTAAATCAGCAGATCACTTTGTCAAAAAATAACCACGCTAaatcaaaatcttaaaaaaaaggtatttacaTCTGTAAAAATCTTAACATCTAAGATGTTTCTTGCTGGACATGTCATTCCAAATTCTGTGCATTTCTTCTGGTGTTATCTGGTGCACTGTGATCACCCTGCGGTACCTGCACAAGCTGTAAGCCATTTTCCAGTGATTGAAGCCACTGTTTTGGAAGGGGTGAATGCCCAGCTTCCGAAGACAGAGTCCAACATACACATCTTCAAGATGAAGAAGTCTGGTATGAAGGGAAGTTTTGTAAATCAGTTCCGCTACGTCAGCTGAAAATATGTAGCCGGTGCCTGAACAGAAGGGTGGATAATTGCTGTCAGGATACAAATCTCTCGGCATGTACCACTTGCTGCGAACATCTCGTATTGGTCCTCCGTTTATAACGTAACCTGTGAAGTACCTTCTCCTTGGCTTGGTGTTAGGTTTGAGCAGCTTATAAATAAGATTATCCATATTCACAAAAATATCACTGTCTGTCTTCATGACGTACTTTGCTTTTGAACAAAATGTTGCTACCCACCGCATCCCCATCAATGTTTTCAGAGTGAGGTTATGATAGGAGTCGATAAAATCCTCCACAATAATGTCATGAAAAATTTGGCTTTCTTGCTCTACCATTTGATTTAATACAGGATCTGCGTTTTTTCCGAGAAGAAATAGTGTGGCgattttaattcctttaaagTTGTTTTCGTCTCCCCACGTTTCTCGAATGGCTTGCCTCGCATCAAACTCTTTGTGAGTTGTGCTGATAAGAATGACCAAGAAAGGGACACTCTTCTCGCATTTGTTGGGTTCATTGATAAGAAAGTCAAAGGAATGTGGATTTATAGGTCGAGTTCTTATGTTGCCAAAGGAAACGTTTTTTCTGGCTATAGATATGCTACTGACCTGTCTGTGGCCAGTGTAGGAAGAAGTAGGGCGAGTTATACTTAAGTACCAGAGAGCACTTGCCCAACAAACTACTGTCAAAACATATAAGCATGAGACCTTTGAAGCCATTGTTCCTCTAGCTCTTCTATTCCGTATGATGAATAAATAGCCTTCGTACCATGAGCGCACCTATGTCCCAGAAAGGCAGCATATTATTAATGAAACTTGAAAGTTCGATATAGAAAAGTAACTCTGTAATCATTCATGGATCTCAGATAGGAGCTATTAACCCTGGTGGtactcagcttttcttcttttactagcagcagtttccatttcttggaattttctgttatttctgaaaaatatgaagaaaaattttccaTTGCTAGATCATAAAAGCCTAGGGCAAGTAAAATTAGCTTAAATATGACTGACCATTAATAAGCTAAGTGTCTTAATGCATTTCTTGAATAtgtgggttgttggttttttctcaTGAAGTACCACAATGCAAGATAGTGTACTAGATTATAGCACTGTAACTGAAGTAATGCTTTTATGATTGATAATTTCTCGTAGAtgatgatataaaaaaaaatgttaagcatGCCTAGCATGTTGGCAATTTAGGTAATTTTAAAGGTAtatgaaaatagttttctggTTTCTAGTGTTTCTTGCTTTCTAGCATTTTTTCTGGAcaatctttcaaaatataacatggaacattttaaaattatttaaagaatgaaaatgtactTTATCTTAGGATTAATAGCATCGGTGGCAACCATGCGCATGAATACCTACAAATCCCATTTGGTCTAAATGTTGTTAATGTCTGCCCAGCTAACAAGAGCGTGCTTTGGTGAAAATCAGATAGAATGGGATTCATTGGTAAAggtacaggagagagagagagatacatACGTATGCTGTCTTACCCATGTAAACTTCAGCGCTCCAGTAGACTCCAGAGAAGTCTAGAAATAAATTAACACAGTTCAGTTATTCTTGTTggctttcttctcctctccccacaaaTCAGTCTGTACTTCTCATGAGCATACATCATTTGTATACCACACGAGATAAATCACGATGGCAGCCTATTAACAGTGTCACTTTGCTGGCCGGCGTGCAGAGCACTTTCCTACCCGGCCAGGGTTTCTGCACTGAcagcccttccctgctgctgcaccagTCCTGCCTCCGGCACTGGGGAGCTTTGAGGCTTCCCTGGATCTGGGGAATGTGCCAGCCCTGAAGCTTCCTTTGCTCTTAGCATGTGCCTGGGAACCAGTTCTGTTTATCATCATTTCATGGAAATGAGACAAGTTGCATTAAGCTTGCTGGATCGGTGC is a genomic window of Balearica regulorum gibbericeps isolate bBalReg1 chromosome 6, bBalReg1.pri, whole genome shotgun sequence containing:
- the B3GALT1 gene encoding beta-1,3-galactosyltransferase 1, encoding MASKVSCLYVLTVVCWASALWYLSITRPTSSYTGHRQVSSISIARKNVSFGNIRTRPINPHSFDFLINEPNKCEKSVPFLVILISTTHKEFDARQAIRETWGDENNFKGIKIATLFLLGKNADPVLNQMVEQESQIFHDIIVEDFIDSYHNLTLKTLMGMRWVATFCSKAKYVMKTDSDIFVNMDNLIYKLLKPNTKPRRRYFTGYVINGGPIRDVRSKWYMPRDLYPDSNYPPFCSGTGYIFSADVAELIYKTSLHTRLLHLEDVYVGLCLRKLGIHPFQNSGFNHWKMAYSLCRYRRVITVHQITPEEMHRIWNDMSSKKHLRC